The following are encoded in a window of Vigna unguiculata cultivar IT97K-499-35 chromosome 8, ASM411807v1, whole genome shotgun sequence genomic DNA:
- the LOC114195175 gene encoding probable pectinesterase 55, protein MSLLPILLISCFFCVGKATDCGGNHVKQTIIVGKEGDAAFSRIQEAINSVRNNNDQWVKIHIKAGLYIESIVIPKNKPCIILEGEGSARTTIDHKDHQSINKNATFLSFAPNVIASGITFKNSYNVATDKPCDLGSRIEPANAAKLYGDKYFMHKCSFVGYQDTLYDIQGRHVFRDCYIQGEVDFIYGYSQSYYQNCLINAVGRNRNLPGFVTAQGRESADDRSGFVFEGGLIKGNGKVNLGRAWKPYSRVIFRNTYFSDIVTPQGWVAWSAANNPSTTTYAEVDCKGPGADTSKRVPWMKKLRSSDLNELSFESFINSDGWFDNLPTVS, encoded by the exons ATGAGTCTTCTTCCAATCTTGTTGATTAGTTGTTTCTTTTGTGTTGGTAAAGCCACAGACTGTGGTGGAAATCATGTTAAACAAACCATCATTGTGGGTAAAGAAGGGGACGCAGCATTTAGTAGAATTCAAGAGGCCATTAATTCTGTCAGAAATAACAATGATCAATGGGTGAAGATTCATATCAAAGCAGGCTTGTACAT AGAAAGTATTGTTATTCCGAAAAACAAGCCTTGCATTATTTTAGAAGGAGAGGGTAGCGCAAGAACAACCATTGATCACAAGGACCACCAGTCGATAAACAAGAATGCTACATTTCTTTCTTTCGCACCCAATGTGATTGCAAGTGGCATTACTTTCAAG AACTCATATAATGTGGCCACCGATAAACCTTGCGATTTGGGAAGCAGAATCGAACCAGCAAATGCGGCAAAACTATATGGAGATAAATATTTCATGCATAAGTGTAGTTTTGTAGGTTATCAAGACACTTTATATGATATTCAGGGACGTCATGTGTTTAGAGATTGTTACATTCAGGGTGAAGTGGACTTTATATATGGTTACTCACAATCCTACTATCAG aACTGTTTGATCAATGCTGTCGGGAGAAATCGAAATTTACCAGGTTTTGTGACAGCTCAGGGAAGAGAATCAGCAGATGATCGTAGTGGTTTTGTATTCGAAGGAGGTTTGATTAAAGGGAATGGTAAAGTGAATTTAGGAAGAGCATGGAAACCCTATTCAAGAGTCATATTTCGTAATACATATTTTTCTGACATTGTAACTCCTCAAGGTTGGGTTGCTTGGTCAGCCGCTAATAATCC GAGCACGACCACTTATGCTGAAGTTGATTGTAAGGGACCAGGAGCTGATACTTCCAAGCGTGTTCCGTGGATGAAGAAACTACGTTCTTCAGACTTGAATGAGTTATCTTTTGAGTCTTTTATCAATAGCGACGGATGGTTTGACAACTTACCAACAGtgtcttaa
- the LOC114195176 gene encoding putative pectinesterase 10 translates to MSNSSCVINAVGRFPNLPGFVTAQGRSSADDPSGFVFEGCSIKGNGEVNLGRAWEPYSRVIFKKTYFSEITPQGWVAWRAANDPSTTTYAEVDCKGPGADTSKRVPWMKNLSSSELYEFSFASFINSDRWVDKLPIIS, encoded by the exons atgtcaaacagt AGCTGTGTGATCAATGCTGTGGGGAGATTTCCAAATCTACCAGGTTTTGTGACAGCTCAGGGAAGAAGTTCAGCAGACGATCCTAGTGGTTTTGTATTCGAAGGATGTTCCATTAAAGGGAATGGTGAAGTAAATTTAGGAAGGGCATGGGAACCCTATTCAAgagtcatatttaaaaaaacatatttttctgaaataaCTCCTCAAGGATGGGTTGCTTGGAGAGCTGCTAACGATCC GAGCACGACCACTTATGCTGAAGTTGATTGTAAGGGACCAGGAGCTGATACTTCCAAGCGTGTTCCATGGATGAAGAATCTAAGTTCTTCAGAATTGTATGAGTTTTCGTTTGCGTCTTTTATCAATAGTGATCGATGGGTTGACAAATTACCaataatatcttaa
- the LOC114195178 gene encoding putative pectinesterase 10 → MNFLPILLISCFSCLGKATDCGGNNVRETIIVGKEGNVAFSTVQEAIDSVKINNDQWVKIHIKAGLYIESVAIPVNKPCILLEGEGSSITIITHWDHMSLNNNATFTSSPPNVIASGLTFKVNI, encoded by the exons atgAATTTTCTTCCCATTTTGTTGATTAGTTGTTTCTCTTGTCTTGGTAAAGCCACAGACTGTGGTGGAAATAATGTTAGAGAAACTATCATTGTTGGTAAAGAAGGGAACGTAGCATTTAGTACAGTTCAAGAGGCCATTGATTCTGTAAAAATTAACAATGATCAATGGGTGAAGATTCACATAAAAGCAGGCTTGTACAT AGAAAGTGTTGCTATTCCCGTAAACAAGCCTTGCATTCTTTTAGAAGGAGAGGGTAGCTCAATAACAATTATTACTCATTGGGATCACATGTCCTTAAACAACAATGCTACATTCACTTCTTCACCACCCAATGTCATTGCAAGTGGCCTTACTTTCAAggtaaacatataa
- the LOC114195588 gene encoding probable pectinesterase 55, translated as MMSFLPILFINCFFCLGKATDCGGNHVTETIIVGKYGQAAFRTIQAAIDSVKTNNDQWVKIHIKAGLYIESVVIPKHKPCIILKGEGSRRTIISHWDHHSINNNATFLSFAPNVIASGITFKNSYNVAIYKSNDLRRKIEPANAAKVYGDKCFFHKCSFIGYQDTLFDHSGRHYFKDCYIQGDTDFVYGYGRSYYRNCSIKVMGRNPNLPGFVTAQGRKSRDDRSGFVFEGGSIKGNSKVNLGRAWRPYSRVIFRNTYFSDIVTPQGWVAWTAANNPNTTTYAEVDCKGPGANTSKRVPWMKKLSSSDLNEFSFASFINSDGWVDNLSTIS; from the exons ATGATGAGTTTTCTTCCAATCTTGTTCATTAATTGTTTCTTTTGTCTTGGTAAAGCAACAGACTGTGGTGGAAATCATGTTACAGAAACCATCATTGTTGGTAAATATGGGCAAGCTGCATTCCGTACAATTCAAGCTGCCATTGATTCTGTAAAAACTAACAATGATCAATGGGTGAAGATTCATATAAAAGCAGGCTTATACAT AGAAAGTGTTGTTATTCCCAAGCACAAGCCTTGCATAATTTTAAAAGGAGAAGGTAGCCGAAGAACAATCATTAGTCATTGGGACCACCATTCGATAAACAATAATGCTACATTCCTTTCTTTCGCACCCAATGTGATTGCAAGTGGCATTACTTTCAAG AACTCATATAATGTTGCCATTTATAAATCTAACGATTTGAGAAGAAAAATCGAACCAGCAAATGCGGCAAAAGTATATGGAGATAAATGTTTCTTCCATAAGTGTAGTTTTATAGGTTATCAAGACACTCTATTTGATCATTCGGGACGCCATTACTTCAAAGATTGTTACATTCAGGGCGATACGGATTTTGTATATGGTTACGGACGATCTTATTATAGG aattgTTCGATCAAGGTTATGGGGAGAAATCCAAATTTACCAGGTTTTGTGACAGCTCAGGGAAGAAAGTCACGAGATGATCGTAGTGGTTTTGTATTCGAAGGAGGTTCCATTAAAGGGAATAGTAAAGTGAATTTGGGAAGAGCATGGAGACCCTATTCAAGAGTCATATTTCGTAATACATATTTTTCTGACATTGTAACCCCTCAGGGATGGGTTGCTTGGACAGCCGCGAACAATCC GAACACGACCACGTACGCTGAAGTTGATTGTAAGGGACCAGGAGCTAATACTTCGAAGCGTGTTCCGTGGATGAAGAAACTAAGTTCTTCAGACTTGAATGAGTTTTCGTTTGCATCTTTTATCAATAGTGATGGATGGGTTGACAACTTAtcaacaatatcttaa
- the LOC114193041 gene encoding putative pectinesterase 10: MMSFLPILLISCFFCVGKATDCGGNHVTQTIVVGKVGHAAFRTIQGAIDSVKTKNDQWVKIHIKAGLYIETVVIPLDKPCIILEGEGSARTIISHWDHQSINNNATLFSSPPNVIASGIAFKNSYNVATDKPYDLGSRIEPANAVNLYGDKYLFQGCSFIGYQDTLYDHWGRHVFKDCYIQGEVDFIFGNGQSYYQNCSINAVGRARKSGGFVTAQGRNSPDDPSGFVFEGGSINGNGKVNLGRAWRPYARVIFRNTYFSDIITPQGWVAWGAASNPNTTTFAEVDCKGPGANTWKRVPWMKKLSSSELNQFSFASFINRDGWVDNLPTIS; this comes from the exons ATGATGAGTTTTCTTCCAATCTTGTTGATTAGTTGTTTCTTTTGTGTTGGTAAAGCAACAGACTGTGGTGGAAATCATGTTACACAAACCATCGTTGTTGGTAAAGTAGGGCACGCAGCATTTAGAACAATTCAAGGAGCCATTGATTCTGTCAAAACTAAAAACGATCAATGGGTGAAGATTCATATAAAAGCAGGCTTATACAT AGAAACTGTTGTTATTCCCTTAGACAAGCCTTGCATCATTTTAGAAGGAGAAGGTAGCGCAAGAACAATCATCAGTCACTGGGATCACCAATCGATAAACAATAATGCAACACTCTTTTCTTCACCACCCAATGTGATTGCAAGTGGCATTGCTTTCAAG AACTCATATAACGTGGCCACTGATAAACCTTACGATTTGGGAAGCAGAATCGAACCAGCAAATGCGGTAAATCTGTATGGAGATAAATATTTGTTCCAGGGTTGTAGTTTTATAGGTTATCAAGACACTCTTTATGATCATTGGGGACGTCATGTGTTTAAAGATTGTTACATTCAGGGTGAAGTGGACTTTATATTTGGTAACGGACAATCTTATTATCAG aaTTGTTCGATCAATGCTGTGGGGAGAGCTCGAAAATCAGGAGGATTTGTGACGGCTCAGGGAAGAAATTCCCCAGATGATCCAAGTGGTTTTGTATTCGAAGGAGGTTCCATTAATGGGAATGGTAAAGTGAATTTAGGAAGAGCATGGAGACCCTATGCAAGAGTCATATTTCGTAATACATATTTTTCTGACATTATAACTCCTCAAGGATGGGTTGCTTGGGGAGCTGCTAGTAATCC GAACACGACCACTTTCGCTGAAGTTGATTGTAAGGGACCAGGAGCTAACACTTGGAAGCGTGTTCCGTGGATGAAGAAACTAAGTTCTTCAGAGTTGaatcaattttcttttgcatCTTTTATCAATAGAGATGGATGGGTTGACAACTTACCAAcaatatcttaa
- the LOC114195484 gene encoding uncharacterized protein LOC114195484 has translation MGKREFALMVTVGAMLVVVNLQGASAQCGGNLSAIFEQCQEFYRPDGPTEPSPECCAELREQNIDQQCACDYIASRPPGIGPRNGIELNRTVFVSRACGIDVPAGLQCGDFTVPPYPAPSSAPLPEE, from the exons ATGGGAAAGAGAGAGTTTGCATTAATGGTGACGGTTGGTGCAATGTTAGTGGTAGTGAACCTGCAAGGGGCTTCGGCACAATGTGGAGGAAACTTGAGTGCTATTTTCGAGCAATGTCAGGAGTTCTACAGACCGGATGGCCCAACGGAGCCATCTCCAGAGTGCTGCGCTGAGCTCAGAGAACAGAACATAGATCAGCAATGTGCCTGCGATTACATCGCTTCTAGGCCTCCTGGTATTGGTCCTAGGAATGGAATCGAACTCAACAGAACTGTCTTTGTCTCCAGAGCATGTGGAATCGATGTTCCTGCCGGACTCCAGTGTGGAG ATTTCACTGTTCCTCCTTATCCTGCACCTTCTTCTGCTCCTCTTCCCGAGGAGTGA
- the LOC114193191 gene encoding uncharacterized protein LOC114193191 produces MGKREFSDATMLMVCGIVAMVMVPLISAQFECGNVFAIYWECDQYIQRSGPMVPPSGTCCRALDGSNVTCLCQYFAEYESRYSTEKVVYVLSECGMPLASGTKCGNYTAP; encoded by the exons ATGGGAAAGAGAGAGTTTTCAGATGCGACAATGTTGATGGTGTGTGGGATTGTGGCGATGGTGATGGTGCCACTGATTTCAGCACAATTTGAATGTGGTAATGTGTTTGCAATTTACTGGGAATGTGATCAATACATCCAACGGTCAGGGCCAATGGTTCCACCATCTGGGACATGCTGCAGAGCACTGGATGGCAGTAATGTCACCTGTCTCTGCCAATATTTTGCAGAATATGAGTCGCGTTACAGCACGGAAAAAGTTGTCTATGTCCTCAGTGAGTGTGGTATGCCACTTGCTTCTGGAACCAAGTGTGGAA ATTACACTGCTCCGTAG